TGCTAAAGCCTTATATGACGGTAAAACTGGTAGGCGATACTACCTATGGAAAACCAGTGGGATTTCTAGGTATGCCCGTTGGTAAGTTTGATATGTATGCGGTATCAATCTGGTCGAAGAATAAAGACGGGGAAGGTGATTTTTTTGACGGAATGATCCCAAGCGATGCCGCTGTAGTGTTGTCCGGTGAAAAATACGAGGATTTTTCCAAAGACTGGGGCAATACGGATGAGATCTACCTGCGCAGGGCATTGAGAGTTTTGGGCGTTACCCTTCCTGCTCCTCTCATGAGCCGGACGGCGATCAAAGAACCTGCCAGCAGCCGTAAGCTGATGATCCGCAATCCCATGCCGGATATGCATTTTAAAGGAATGATCGAAACCCGGAAGGGATTGCTATATTAAAAACAACGGTGTCGCTGTGTTTGCGAACCTGTTATTACAGCCTTTGGGCCTTTTATAATGAACCGGCATCAATATTAGGCAGGATTTGTGTCCGCACAGGCAATGTGTGGTTACTTGTTTTAATAAAAAGGATACCGGCGTATTACCAGGCGCGTACCGCTAATCGTGTGCTGATAGATGAAGGTCAATAGCTGACTGCTTTTATTGGCAGCTGCCGTGCGGGGTCGTCAGACCCAGCCTTTTTTAACGGCAATCAGTACCAGCCCAACCCGGTTCCGCACCTCTAGTTTTTCCATAATATTGGTGGCATAGCTTTCTACGGTACGTGCGCTTAAAAAAACGGAGGCTGCGATTTCTTTATACGTGGCATCGGAACAAAGCCAGGGGATCAGCTCCCGCTCTTTGGGACTTAGTTCCTGCTGTGTTACCTCTTTTTTGATATAATCATTGGCCAGGGCCTTACTTACCTTGGCATTGTAAAAGATGCCTTCTTTCACAATGGTATTAAGGGCGTGGGCCAGGTCTTTTTGCTGGATGCTTTTTAATAAATAACCTTTTGCGCCGGAACGGATCATCTTAATGATCTTTTCATCATCGTCCTGCATGCTCAATGCCAGCACGATGACGCCCGGATGATGTTCAGTCAACCATTGGGCCACTGTATAACCATCCATTACCGGCATCTGCACATCCAGGATCACTACGTCCGGGATATTTTTGGGATGGTGGAACCGTTCGATCATTTCGTTGCCGCTGCTGCATACATACAACACATCAAAATTGGGAATGGAGCTGATCATGGTCGACAGCGCCTGTGCAATCAGTACATGATCGTCAACAATGACAATGCTATGCCTCATGTTCGGGGATTTTGTTTAAAGGTAATGAAATGTGCAACTGCGTACCGTTGTTGCAGCTCCAATGACAAGTGGCGCCAATGCTCTGAACCCTCCGCTCAATGGATTGCAGGCCGCTGCCACCACTGATGCGGTAGCCGCCCACCCGATCCCAATCGATCCCCTTCCCATTGTCGGAACAGGCGATCTTGAGTACCGACCCGGCTAATGCCACCTCGATCTCGATGGCGGTACCGCCGCTGTGTTTTAAACTATTTTGGATAAACTCCTGGCAAATACGCACGATAGACAGGTTGGTATGCTCGTTCAGTAATCCGGATACATCCCGGTGACAGGAAAAAAATGTTTGACAGAGCCCGCTTTCATTGATTCGTGCCATTTCTTTTTCCAGGTAGTGTACAAAACTGAAATCGGAAAAGTTTTGCGTGGTCAGCATCTTGCTGATGCTGCGCAACTCGTTCAGCGACTCCTGGATGAGCACATTCTGCGCCGCGATCCTGCGTTTGATGTCGTCCATATCATCCGATTGCAGCGTGTTTTCCATCTGCAGATACGTAAGCGTCAGTTTTTGCCCGATCGTGTCGTGTAATTCACTGCCGATGTTCTGCATCAGTTTCTCCTGTACTTCCTGCCGTGTTTCCAGCAGCTCCTGTTTGTGCAGGATGGCATTGGCCTCCCGCTCCCTTTTATAAAGGATATTCCGCCGGCGGATACTGATAATGATAAAGTATACGGCCATTACAAGCAGCAATACGGTCAGAATCACCGAAAGGAAAAAAACATTTATTTCTTTTTCGCCCATAGGAATCCAAAAGTTATAATACCATATAAAAAATAATTAAAGGCAAAGAACAGGTAGTAGTAAATATAAAACAGCCCGCGATAGGTATCAAACAGGTAAAACTTGGTAATATTGTAGGGAAGAGTACCCAGGTAAAACAGAAGCAACCCGATGGAAACATACATAAACGGGTCCCGCGTCACTTCCTCAATTTCCTCGCTGTTCATCAGCTCAAACAAGTAATGAAGGCTGCACGCGGAGATAAAAATAGCCTCCAGGGTATAGTTAAACGTATTGAACTGATGCGGATCCCCCGCGATGAATTGCAGCAGGGTGATAAAGAGCACGACGCTTATAAACCCTCTGATGGCATGTTTCCAGTAAACCAGCCTGGTTTTTCGGTAGAAAAATAACAGCAGGCAAATACACTGCACCGGGAGCATGCAGTTGTACCAGATATTGGTAAAACGTACCAGGGGATCCGGCTGCATTAACATGCGTGCAAAATATACTGATGTTTCGGCAATGACCACTGAAGCGAGGAAAGCTACGATCAGCCCTGCATCCCGGTCACCCTTTCTTAAGAAAAACAGTCCCGTTAAAAAACCGGTCCATTCTAAAAAAATCAGGATATAGAAGGAGATCATTTTTACGGAGCCTTATACTGTCAAAAGATTGTTCATTATTCCACACTGGGGGGAGGACAGGCGCCGCCCTGGTTCAACCCAACTTCTTCGGTGCTGGCGGGAGGCGGAGGAAGGAAGCTCATTGTCGTTACCAGTCTTCGGTTAGGACCCGCAGTCAGTAAGGGGTGCAGTTGTTTCCCTCTGTCCGGAATTTTACCTGAGGGAAGAAAATCATGATATTGTGCTGTTTTTAAATCCTTGTAAGCGGGCACCAGAATCAGGGTATGACGGCCTTTGAGACTGGCATAATCTGCGCTGCCAGGTTGAAGGCCCGGATATGCTGCGTCGTAAATCTTTAAGCCGAGTTCAGAGCTGGTTACTTTTGCGCCATCGGGTTTCACCAGTTTCCCATTCCGTACCAGTTCATCCATGGTATATACCAGTTTTTTGATACTGTCCAGTGAAAATGTGGTCAGCCGTGAATCCCAGAAGGTAGTCTTTTGTATGGTATCAGGTTTATTGCCGAGGTATCGGTTAAGGCCTTCGGTAATGAACCGGTATTGAAATTCCCGGAATGTTTTGGTCATCTCCAGCGCTTTGTCAAGATGTACATAATTCAGCCGGATATCTTTGGGGTTCACACTGCCTTCCGATACAAAAAAACGGGTATCATTACTGCCGGATTCCCGCAATTTCCGGTTTTCTAAAAACAGGTAAATAAGCCCGGCAAGCATGACCAGGAACAGTAACAAAGAGGGAAATCGTTTCATAATAAATGGTTTTAGTTTTTTTATTGTTTGATATGGCAGGATAAAGCTAGATTCAAATACCGAATGATAAAAAATAAGTTTGTTGCGAGTGCAATCGTTGGTTTATAAAGGGCTTAATATCAATAATATGCATTTGTTGTTTGATTTGTGCCGGCCGGAAAGTTTACCCGTAAAAATACGGCAACCCAATCAGGGAAAATCCCCCTGAAATTGGGTATTTATCCCATAGGCAGTGGCAGGCCGGCGTTGCATCTTTGTAATGCAGAACAGTAAACGGTATCCTTAAAACGGATGGTGTATCTGGCAACAAAAAAGTGCAAACATCAAGCAATGCAATCATAAAGCCAGTCTCTGAAAAACGCAATCAATCAACATACATGCCCTGACTTATCGGAAATTCAGTCAAACAGCTAAACGCTAAAAACTCCAATGGGTCGTCCTGCGAAATGCAGGATGGCCCCTTTTTTGATAGAGATGGAGGGGATAAAATACTTTGGAGATCCCTGCATTAAAAGTTAAATTGCAACAACGGGTATTTTTTGAGATGCCTTAACATTTCATTGTTTACTTTTATTTTTTATTATCAGATTTGTACCACTCATGACAAAACCAGCACAACCCCAGGGCGCTTTTTCATTTCTGGATGAAGTGGAAAAGGTAGAGCCGATACCAAAGCCCAAAAAGAACATATTGAGGCCACCCGCAACGATTGAGCTGGAGGTAACAGAAGAGGAGACGGTGCTACCGGCACAGGAGGAAGCTGTTGTGACCGGCGGGGAAGATGAATTGCCGGAAGATGCGGTGATAACAGCAGAAGATCCGGATCATGATGAGGAGCCTGAAGCCGCGGACGAAAGTGAAAAAAGCGCTGATCTGCCTGAACGGCGGCCCCCGGGAACGCGGGGACGGAGGTCTGTACGGGAGAACAGTATTGCAGCTGATGCCGTGGAAATGCCGGACGAGGAGGAGCTGTTTAAAAAACATTATTACAGCATGGGTGAAGTAACCGCAATGTTTAAAGAAAGCCACTCACTGATCCGGTACTGGGAATCGGAATTTGATATTTTAAAGCCGAAAAAGAATGGGAAAGGGGACCGTTTTTTCCGGCCACAGGATGTAAAAAATCTTTTCCTGATTTACGACCTGTTGCGCCGCCGGAAATTTACCATTGAGGGAGCCAAGGAATATTTAAAAAATCATAAAAAGGCAGATGAGAAATTTGCGGCAGTGCAGTCGCTGCAGCGGATCCGGGGGTTTCTCCTCGAACTCAAAGCCGGGATCTGATCATTGAAGGTTCGTATAAAAGACGGACCTTTTTTATTTCAACATGGTTTTTTGGGTTGTGGTACAACGTTGGTGCAGGGATCATGCGTCCCTGTGTTGTGAAATTGGTAAATTGTATGAAAAAAATTATTTTGGCAGCTGCTTTATCATGTGTTTCAATCCTAAGTCAGGCCCAGCAATACGAAGTGGCGCTGGAGGATCATAACGGCAAGCAGGAAAAAATATACCGGGGGCATATTACAGACAGCTTGCTAAAGGCTGATACAACCTTTAAGTGGTTTGCTGAAGGCGAAAAAATTTATGAGCCCCGACCGGAGGTAGTAAAGACGGTGAAGAAGAACAAAGAGCAGATTTGGTTTAAGGTATTTATGGGTACCTGGTGTCCGGATTCACACTATGTGATTCCCCGTTTTTATAAGATACTGGAGGAAGCCGGTTTTGATAAAGAGAAAGTGTCCCTGCTGGCCGTTGACCGGAGCAAGAAGGACAAGGGG
The sequence above is a segment of the Niabella agricola genome. Coding sequences within it:
- a CDS encoding response regulator transcription factor; this translates as MRHSIVIVDDHVLIAQALSTMISSIPNFDVLYVCSSGNEMIERFHHPKNIPDVVILDVQMPVMDGYTVAQWLTEHHPGVIVLALSMQDDDEKIIKMIRSGAKGYLLKSIQQKDLAHALNTIVKEGIFYNAKVSKALANDYIKKEVTQQELSPKERELIPWLCSDATYKEIAASVFLSARTVESYATNIMEKLEVRNRVGLVLIAVKKGWV
- a CDS encoding sensor histidine kinase, with the protein product MGEKEINVFFLSVILTVLLLVMAVYFIIISIRRRNILYKREREANAILHKQELLETRQEVQEKLMQNIGSELHDTIGQKLTLTYLQMENTLQSDDMDDIKRRIAAQNVLIQESLNELRSISKMLTTQNFSDFSFVHYLEKEMARINESGLCQTFFSCHRDVSGLLNEHTNLSIVRICQEFIQNSLKHSGGTAIEIEVALAGSVLKIACSDNGKGIDWDRVGGYRISGGSGLQSIERRVQSIGATCHWSCNNGTQLHISLPLNKIPEHEA
- a CDS encoding prominin family protein produces the protein MKRFPSLLLFLVMLAGLIYLFLENRKLRESGSNDTRFFVSEGSVNPKDIRLNYVHLDKALEMTKTFREFQYRFITEGLNRYLGNKPDTIQKTTFWDSRLTTFSLDSIKKLVYTMDELVRNGKLVKPDGAKVTSSELGLKIYDAAYPGLQPGSADYASLKGRHTLILVPAYKDLKTAQYHDFLPSGKIPDRGKQLHPLLTAGPNRRLVTTMSFLPPPPASTEEVGLNQGGACPPPSVE
- a CDS encoding MerR family transcriptional regulator, encoding MTKPAQPQGAFSFLDEVEKVEPIPKPKKNILRPPATIELEVTEEETVLPAQEEAVVTGGEDELPEDAVITAEDPDHDEEPEAADESEKSADLPERRPPGTRGRRSVRENSIAADAVEMPDEEELFKKHYYSMGEVTAMFKESHSLIRYWESEFDILKPKKNGKGDRFFRPQDVKNLFLIYDLLRRRKFTIEGAKEYLKNHKKADEKFAAVQSLQRIRGFLLELKAGI
- a CDS encoding thioredoxin family protein translates to MKKIILAAALSCVSILSQAQQYEVALEDHNGKQEKIYRGHITDSLLKADTTFKWFAEGEKIYEPRPEVVKTVKKNKEQIWFKVFMGTWCPDSHYVIPRFYKILEEAGFDKEKVSLLAVDRSKKDKGKIAENLNVTRVPTIIVYHHDTELGRVVEYGETGRFDVELADIIKKVK